Proteins from one Sphingobacteriaceae bacterium genomic window:
- a CDS encoding helix-turn-helix transcriptional regulator, translated as MQKQRYLKKLGERIVELRKKKGWSQRDLAFECGKEPQSIERIENGKSNPTAFYLKELADALGVRVSDIFNF; from the coding sequence ATGCAAAAGCAACGCTACCTTAAAAAATTAGGCGAAAGAATCGTTGAACTCAGAAAGAAAAAGGGTTGGTCGCAACGTGACCTTGCATTCGAATGCGGTAAAGAGCCACAAAGTATTGAACGCATTGAAAACGGCAAATCAAATCCAACAGCATTTTATCTTAAAGAACTAGCGGACGCTTTGGGTGTAAGGGTTTCTGACATCTTTAATTTTTAG
- a CDS encoding radical SAM protein, with translation MKYSQFNAIIPHENQFALFNSFNQKVILLLPELKELLSAAITEGIDNLKNYHPSFFNYLCQEEFIIENSIDEIEKVRALSLEVDNNESSFILTINPTMNCNFKCWYCYESHIKESKMNLNAIDRVKKLIDKISLNPKIKTFSISFFGGEPLLYFDKSVIPLINYFLEKCQKTDIQPEIGFTSNGYLISPDFIKYFDDKAHKCSLQITLDGSEEDHDEVRFVNKQKGSYSKIVENIKLLVENSFYVSVRINYTDKNIANAYKIINDFIGLSEETKNKYILFDFHRVWQNERESDIDQVLYDTINSFRHAGFKVSQQSPNNVINSCYADKRNSVVVNYNGDIYKCTARDFTKASREGYLNEDGSLVWENNGLEKRMNIKFKNKPCLSCKIMPLCNGGCSQAAIEAGDNDYCVHYGDENEKNKIIKYKIEEILRTQYTQKLADITAGEHSFEKTHMI, from the coding sequence ATGAAATACAGTCAGTTTAACGCTATAATTCCGCATGAAAACCAATTTGCGTTGTTTAATTCATTTAATCAAAAAGTAATTCTATTACTTCCCGAGTTAAAAGAATTGTTAAGCGCTGCAATAACAGAAGGAATTGATAATCTAAAAAATTATCATCCTTCTTTCTTTAATTATTTATGCCAAGAAGAATTTATTATTGAAAATTCAATAGATGAAATTGAAAAAGTAAGAGCATTATCTCTAGAGGTCGATAATAACGAAAGTAGTTTCATTTTAACTATTAACCCAACGATGAATTGCAATTTCAAATGTTGGTATTGCTATGAATCACATATTAAAGAATCAAAAATGAACTTAAATGCGATTGATAGAGTAAAAAAACTTATCGATAAAATATCCTTGAATCCAAAAATTAAGACGTTTTCCATTTCCTTTTTCGGCGGTGAACCTTTACTTTATTTTGATAAAAGTGTAATCCCATTAATTAATTACTTTTTAGAAAAATGTCAAAAAACAGATATTCAGCCAGAAATAGGATTTACGAGTAATGGCTATTTAATATCACCTGATTTTATTAAATACTTTGATGATAAAGCTCACAAATGTTCTCTCCAGATAACATTAGATGGTTCTGAGGAAGATCATGATGAGGTTCGATTCGTTAATAAACAAAAAGGGTCATACTCTAAAATTGTAGAAAATATTAAACTATTAGTTGAAAATTCATTTTATGTATCGGTAAGAATTAATTACACAGACAAAAATATTGCAAACGCGTATAAAATTATAAATGATTTTATTGGACTTTCGGAGGAAACAAAAAATAAATACATATTATTCGACTTTCATAGGGTTTGGCAAAACGAGAGAGAATCAGATATAGACCAAGTTTTATATGACACGATCAATTCGTTTCGCCATGCTGGCTTCAAGGTTAGTCAGCAGTCCCCAAACAATGTAATAAATTCTTGTTATGCAGATAAAAGAAATAGTGTTGTTGTTAACTACAATGGAGACATATATAAGTGTACAGCCCGGGACTTCACGAAAGCAAGCCGAGAAGGTTATTTAAATGAAGATGGTAGTTTAGTTTGGGAAAACAATGGTCTTGAGAAAAGAATGAATATTAAATTCAAAAATAAACCTTGTTTATCATGTAAGATTATGCCATTATGTAATGGTGGTTGTTCTCAAGCCGCAATTGAAGCAGGCGATAATGATTATTGCGTTCACTACGGTGACGAAAATGAAAAAAATAAAATAATAAAATACAAAATAGAAGAAATTTTAAGAACTCAGTATACTCAAAAGTTAGCAGACATAACCGCGGGCGAGCATTCGTTCGAAAAAACACATATGATATGA
- a CDS encoding N-6 DNA methylase, whose protein sequence is MTREEAKAIINALVERFAEHRKEYHLPDYNEQKARQDFINPFFKALGWDIDNEKGASEAYREVIYEDKVFVRGKAKAPDYGFRLAGSGKKRLFFVEAKKPSVALKTNKESAYQLKRYGSSAQAYVSILTNFEDFIVYDCSRVPKLNDSASVSRLKHIHFEDYIKEFDFIYDTFSHEAVTKGRFDKFVASDTDKKGSQTLDKEFVQSLDNWRRYLATSIALNNRKLNDEEINFAVQQTIDRLIFLRFCEDRAVEPYGQLQKATSKGESYKNLFDLFKQADDKYNSGLFDFEKDQITPKLKVDNKVIKSVIEELYYPLCRYEFSVMPVEVLGNAYEQFLGKVIRITPARSVRIEEKPEVRKAGGVYYTPQYIVEYIVKNTVGKLVDGKTPTQIEKIKIVDPACGSGSFLLGAFDYLLQYHVNWYHEKGYATKKGKDNPFTPQGTLTTHEKKRILLCNIFGVDLDSNAVEVTKLSLLLKCMEGETEASIKQQISLFHERVLPDLDNNIKDSNSLIDMDGEFGFETESKIKPFNWKKRFSQVFSQGGFDVVIGNPPYVAIDGIKQVERDYYTLKYPEIKKRLDLFGLFTAKGRNLLNENGKLGFIIPMQFLRNSSFEMLRKSILQNNQLEEINYVGDKVCDQAKNDTIVFILGKKRNKKTLTKLIDSKTTQTQILQQKESSIDQDGFLNNQEFIIDLISYDNKAIFQKIEKNKLKIEDRFNVIQGIVSGLNEAYIYTNKLLPKIEKKLLKKFLFGSDFDRYALRFLNHSIVYLNKHIDIQDFPLAENILKPYKKQLEKRREVIKNVIPWYSLQWPREEKTFESPKIIFQKIRNQKLAQRLVGTYDETGLYVGDGVIYLNSKTNNKDELKFLLALLNSSFYNFYYREQFLDINLKIKYLEQTSIVDYTKFNGEELKKYKEIIKIVDLLLKFNEDLQVEKLPAKIEQLKQRIDYNEERINELVCDLYSLTKTDIEAINTKSK, encoded by the coding sequence ATGACCAGAGAAGAGGCGAAAGCCATAATAAATGCACTTGTTGAACGATTTGCGGAACACCGCAAAGAATACCATTTGCCCGATTATAACGAGCAAAAGGCGAGACAGGATTTTATTAATCCGTTTTTCAAAGCACTTGGCTGGGACATTGACAATGAAAAGGGCGCATCCGAAGCATACCGAGAAGTAATTTATGAAGACAAGGTATTTGTTCGCGGAAAAGCAAAAGCACCCGATTACGGATTTCGACTTGCAGGTAGCGGAAAAAAAAGATTATTTTTTGTTGAAGCAAAAAAACCTTCTGTTGCGCTAAAGACAAATAAGGAATCCGCATATCAATTAAAACGGTACGGCAGTAGCGCACAAGCATACGTTTCTATTCTTACAAATTTTGAAGATTTTATTGTTTATGATTGTTCGCGAGTTCCGAAACTCAATGACAGCGCAAGTGTTTCTCGTTTAAAGCATATACATTTTGAAGATTACATAAAAGAGTTCGATTTTATTTACGATACCTTTTCGCACGAAGCAGTTACAAAGGGACGCTTCGATAAGTTTGTTGCAAGTGACACAGATAAAAAAGGAAGTCAAACACTCGATAAAGAATTTGTACAAAGTCTTGACAACTGGCGCAGATATCTTGCTACAAGCATTGCATTAAATAACAGAAAATTAAATGACGAAGAAATAAATTTTGCAGTTCAGCAAACAATTGACCGTTTAATTTTCCTTCGCTTCTGCGAAGACCGAGCAGTAGAGCCATACGGACAATTGCAAAAAGCAACTTCAAAAGGCGAATCATATAAAAATCTGTTCGACCTTTTTAAACAAGCCGATGATAAATACAATTCAGGACTATTTGATTTTGAAAAAGATCAGATAACTCCCAAACTAAAAGTCGACAATAAAGTAATCAAATCGGTAATTGAAGAACTTTATTATCCGCTCTGCCGTTACGAATTTTCCGTAATGCCTGTTGAGGTTTTAGGAAATGCTTACGAACAATTTCTCGGAAAAGTAATTCGCATTACACCTGCACGCAGTGTACGCATTGAAGAAAAACCCGAAGTACGCAAAGCTGGTGGCGTTTATTACACACCACAATATATTGTTGAATACATTGTAAAAAACACAGTAGGAAAACTTGTTGACGGAAAAACACCAACACAAATTGAGAAAATAAAAATTGTTGACCCTGCTTGCGGTAGTGGTTCTTTCCTGTTAGGAGCATTTGATTATTTGCTCCAATATCATGTTAATTGGTATCACGAAAAAGGATACGCCACTAAAAAAGGAAAAGATAATCCGTTTACACCGCAAGGCACATTAACTACGCACGAAAAAAAGCGTATCCTACTTTGTAATATTTTCGGAGTTGACTTAGATTCCAACGCAGTTGAAGTAACAAAACTAAGTTTGCTTTTAAAGTGTATGGAAGGTGAAACAGAAGCATCCATCAAACAACAAATAAGTTTATTTCACGAACGCGTTCTCCCTGACCTTGATAACAACATAAAGGATAGTAATAGCTTAATTGATATGGATGGCGAATTTGGATTTGAAACTGAATCCAAAATCAAACCTTTCAATTGGAAGAAGCGATTTTCTCAGGTTTTTAGTCAGGGAGGATTTGATGTCGTAATTGGTAATCCACCATATGTGGCAATTGATGGAATCAAACAAGTTGAACGAGATTACTATACTTTAAAATATCCAGAAATAAAAAAACGTCTTGATTTATTTGGGCTTTTCACAGCCAAAGGTAGAAACTTATTAAACGAAAATGGAAAACTTGGTTTTATTATACCAATGCAATTTCTTAGAAACTCATCGTTTGAAATGCTTCGCAAATCCATTCTTCAAAATAATCAGTTAGAAGAAATTAATTATGTTGGTGATAAAGTTTGTGACCAAGCAAAAAACGACACCATCGTTTTTATCTTAGGAAAAAAGAGAAACAAAAAAACATTAACGAAATTAATTGATAGCAAAACCACACAAACCCAGATTCTACAACAAAAAGAATCGTCAATAGATCAGGACGGGTTTTTAAACAACCAAGAGTTTATAATAGATTTAATTTCGTACGATAACAAAGCTATTTTCCAAAAGATAGAAAAAAACAAATTAAAAATTGAAGACCGATTTAATGTTATTCAAGGAATTGTTTCAGGATTAAATGAAGCATATATTTATACTAATAAGTTACTTCCAAAAATTGAAAAGAAATTATTAAAAAAATTTCTTTTCGGTTCTGATTTTGACCGGTATGCTCTTAGATTTTTGAATCATTCGATTGTTTACTTAAACAAGCATATCGATATTCAAGATTTTCCTTTAGCTGAAAATATCTTAAAACCTTACAAAAAACAATTGGAAAAGCGTAGGGAGGTAATTAAGAATGTAATCCCATGGTATTCCCTTCAGTGGCCAAGAGAGGAGAAAACATTCGAAAGTCCAAAGATTATCTTTCAGAAAATAAGAAATCAAAAACTTGCTCAACGACTTGTTGGCACTTATGATGAAACAGGTCTCTATGTTGGCGATGGAGTAATTTATCTTAATTCCAAAACGAATAACAAAGATGAGTTGAAATTTCTTTTGGCATTATTAAATTCATCCTTCTACAATTTTTATTACCGCGAACAATTTTTAGATATAAATCTTAAAATAAAATATCTTGAACAAACTTCTATTGTTGATTATACAAAGTTCAATGGTGAGGAATTGAAAAAATATAAGGAGATAATAAAAATTGTTGATTTGCTATTAAAATTTAATGAAGATCTGCAAGTAGAGAAACTTCCTGCGAAAATAGAACAATTGAAGCAACGAATAGATTACAACGAAGAAAGAATAAATGAATTGGTTTGCGATTTATATAGTCTAACCAAAACAGACATAGAAGCAATTAATACTAAAAGCAAATGA
- a CDS encoding AAA family ATPase, whose protein sequence is MFNDLFLKNKFFNSIEKGSVLGFLEGLSKLKDINITNSKKQTALILSCKTGNLPLVKLILSKSPNIDLKDTYGFTAHDYVLKTGMKDLIALFEPPTNEDPVTISTPKNNIEANFEIARNYFQSYNESDDDNKINTETKTENKVEQKEIKKESEEKKETIEDTLNELNNLIGLANIKTDINSLINIIKINKFREKEGLPTQKTSLHCVFLGPPGTGKTTIARLLAKLYFQLGVIKENKIVEVDRSGLIAAYVGQTALKTDEIINSSLNGILFIDEAYTLKRGDSSNDYGQEAIDILLKRMEDHRDELIIIVAGYKKEMVNFIESNPGLKSRFNKYFNFLDYEPLELVKIYEKMIGASGFIIEPDALENISTLFTTLHDRKDDRFGNARLVRNIFEKTFEKQSNRNASSENITKEMLITIKSVDIPINEFTPLN, encoded by the coding sequence ATGTTTAATGATTTATTCCTTAAAAACAAATTCTTTAACTCCATTGAAAAAGGGAGCGTCTTAGGTTTTTTAGAAGGTCTTAGTAAATTAAAAGACATAAATATCACAAACTCAAAAAAGCAGACCGCTCTAATTCTCTCTTGTAAAACTGGTAATTTACCCTTAGTGAAATTAATATTAAGCAAAAGCCCCAACATTGATTTAAAGGATACCTACGGATTCACCGCACATGATTACGTTTTAAAAACTGGAATGAAGGATTTAATAGCGCTCTTTGAGCCACCAACAAATGAAGATCCAGTAACAATTTCTACTCCTAAAAATAATATTGAAGCAAATTTTGAAATTGCCCGTAATTATTTCCAATCATATAACGAGTCTGATGATGATAATAAAATAAATACGGAAACAAAAACAGAAAATAAAGTTGAACAAAAAGAAATAAAAAAAGAATCTGAAGAAAAAAAGGAAACTATAGAAGATACATTAAACGAACTTAATAATCTCATAGGACTGGCCAACATTAAGACTGATATAAATTCTTTAATTAATATTATTAAAATAAATAAATTCCGTGAGAAAGAAGGTCTCCCAACACAAAAGACCTCTTTACATTGTGTATTTCTTGGTCCCCCAGGTACTGGAAAGACAACAATTGCAAGGCTTTTAGCTAAATTGTATTTTCAACTTGGGGTAATAAAAGAAAATAAAATAGTTGAAGTCGATAGAAGCGGTTTAATTGCAGCTTATGTCGGACAAACTGCTTTAAAAACAGATGAAATAATAAATAGTTCCTTGAACGGAATTCTTTTTATAGACGAAGCATATACGTTAAAACGTGGCGACTCCTCAAATGATTATGGCCAAGAGGCCATTGACATTTTGCTCAAAAGAATGGAAGATCATCGTGATGAACTAATAATTATTGTAGCTGGGTATAAAAAAGAAATGGTAAATTTCATCGAATCTAACCCCGGTTTAAAATCACGTTTTAATAAATATTTTAATTTTTTAGACTACGAACCCTTGGAGCTCGTTAAAATTTATGAAAAAATGATTGGTGCATCTGGTTTTATTATCGAACCGGACGCTCTTGAAAATATCTCAACGCTCTTTACAACATTGCACGATCGCAAAGATGATAGGTTTGGAAATGCCCGTTTAGTCAGAAATATATTTGAAAAGACTTTCGAAAAACAAAGCAATAGAAATGCAAGCTCCGAAAATATTACAAAGGAAATGCTAATAACGATAAAGTCCGTAGACATTCCAATAAACGAATTTACCCCTTTAAATTAG
- a CDS encoding MerC domain-containing protein: MKIPNNIDKLGTAGLFLTAIFSPCCFPLFAFAASALGLGSAELFGGWTMWVFQAMVFISVGGLYISYRRHRCMYPLMTAIPSGLFIFYAYHFNDSDYWPYFLYAGMFGLLIATIWNYRRNKMHGSCNTCATYNGKTVELQSTITCPNCGHKKTEIMPTDACEFFYECENCKVRIKPLQGDCCVYCSYGTVKCPPIQAGDSCC, translated from the coding sequence ATGAAAATACCCAATAACATAGACAAATTAGGAACGGCTGGACTTTTCCTGACTGCAATATTTTCACCTTGCTGTTTTCCACTGTTTGCATTTGCAGCATCGGCACTCGGACTTGGTAGTGCCGAACTTTTTGGCGGTTGGACAATGTGGGTTTTTCAAGCAATGGTTTTTATTTCAGTTGGCGGACTGTACATTTCGTATCGCAGACACCGTTGTATGTATCCGCTAATGACTGCAATTCCAAGCGGACTTTTCATTTTTTACGCTTATCACTTTAACGACAGCGACTACTGGCCATATTTTCTTTATGCAGGTATGTTCGGACTTTTAATAGCTACCATTTGGAATTACAGACGAAATAAAATGCACGGCAGTTGTAATACTTGTGCAACATACAATGGCAAGACCGTTGAACTGCAATCTACAATTACTTGCCCAAACTGTGGACACAAAAAAACAGAAATAATGCCGACCGATGCTTGTGAGTTTTTTTACGAGTGTGAAAATTGTAAGGTCAGAATAAAACCATTGCAAGGCGACTGTTGTGTGTATTGTAGCTACGGGACAGTGAAATGCCCACCAATACAAGCAGGAGACAGTTGTTGTTGA
- a CDS encoding DUF4279 domain-containing protein — MQVGAENRHLRQAANRYAACYDNHKRMKYYQLFIDTDNNAETYNRVTELLGLQPTESEKDKTSEDRYSSWMYMVTETENDPYYDFINNFLDILEPKYGDLEKLGVTRDKILFWMLYEYDQQCGMEFHPQEMTRLGQNGIHLNIDCWTNNTEESTTA, encoded by the coding sequence ATGCAAGTTGGTGCTGAAAATCGCCACCTTCGCCAAGCCGCAAACCGTTATGCGGCATGCTATGACAACCATAAACGAATGAAATACTATCAATTATTTATAGACACTGACAATAATGCTGAAACTTATAATAGAGTGACAGAACTATTAGGACTTCAGCCGACTGAAAGTGAAAAGGACAAGACTTCCGAAGACAGATATAGCTCATGGATGTATATGGTGACAGAAACTGAAAATGACCCATACTATGATTTTATTAATAACTTTCTAGACATTTTAGAACCCAAATATGGTGACCTTGAAAAACTTGGTGTGACAAGAGATAAAATTTTGTTTTGGATGCTTTATGAATATGATCAACAATGCGGAATGGAATTTCATCCTCAAGAAATGACAAGACTTGGACAAAATGGAATTCATTTGAATATTGACTGTTGGACAAACAATACGGAAGAAAGCACGACCGCATAA
- a CDS encoding SH3 domain-containing protein produces the protein MKNYYKLILFFFLILRYDIYYCQNSTTSYKVTADKLNVRSAPDENAEVIKTLPTDETIELESVSNGWGKIKNNELQYVKMDYLTPVPLNIIPVPESKPERSWRSLPLIAITAFLLGPIFIILLNIYMFKAKKKRIKNLESTILQDIENIDLAKKNLAEKERLIEEQNKVHQANIDASYENLFNKISKIYGHENALKFHNNDLWIGMHWRLVHHIKGLPQEVKENVSANKTILHWNYDQYISRGATKYRKRIILEDDIVTSWQDL, from the coding sequence ATGAAAAATTATTACAAATTGATCCTTTTTTTCTTTTTAATACTTCGATATGATATTTACTATTGTCAAAATTCAACAACTTCCTATAAGGTTACAGCGGACAAACTAAACGTCAGGTCAGCGCCCGATGAAAATGCTGAAGTGATAAAAACTTTACCTACTGATGAAACTATTGAATTAGAAAGCGTATCCAATGGTTGGGGTAAAATTAAAAATAACGAACTACAATATGTAAAAATGGATTACCTAACCCCAGTCCCTTTAAATATTATACCAGTTCCAGAATCTAAACCCGAACGTTCATGGCGTTCTCTTCCTTTAATCGCCATAACTGCATTTCTACTCGGTCCTATATTCATTATTTTATTGAATATTTATATGTTCAAAGCAAAGAAAAAAAGAATTAAAAATTTGGAAAGTACAATTCTCCAAGATATTGAAAATATAGATTTGGCAAAGAAAAACCTTGCGGAAAAGGAAAGATTGATTGAAGAGCAAAATAAAGTGCATCAGGCAAATATTGACGCGTCATACGAAAATTTATTTAATAAAATTAGTAAAATATACGGTCATGAAAATGCTCTTAAATTTCATAATAATGATTTGTGGATTGGAATGCACTGGCGTTTAGTTCACCACATAAAAGGATTACCTCAAGAAGTTAAAGAAAATGTTTCTGCAAACAAAACTATTTTACACTGGAATTATGATCAGTATATAAGCCGAGGCGCAACTAAGTACAGAAAGCGAATTATACTTGAAGATGATATAGTGACAAGCTGGCAAGATTTATAA
- a CDS encoding helix-turn-helix transcriptional regulator, which yields MDKNTCIRVFADQEQIDHCKKILTENSYTFASLGKVLELAGNEVRLKILFLLEEENELCPCDLSDILGMSIPAVSQHLRKMKDGNIVQTRRSGQTIFYSLKPEHLEILKPFFKHISKQSLKTQTV from the coding sequence ATGGACAAAAACACCTGTATTAGAGTATTTGCCGACCAAGAGCAAATAGACCATTGCAAAAAAATATTGACCGAGAATTCTTACACTTTTGCTTCGTTGGGTAAAGTGCTTGAATTGGCAGGAAACGAAGTGCGTTTAAAAATCCTGTTTCTTTTGGAAGAAGAAAACGAATTATGCCCTTGCGACCTAAGCGATATTCTGGGTATGAGTATTCCTGCGGTATCTCAGCACTTGCGAAAAATGAAAGACGGTAACATTGTTCAAACAAGGCGTTCGGGACAAACCATTTTTTATTCTTTAAAACCCGAACACCTTGAAATACTCAAACCATTTTTCAAACACATTTCAAAACAATCATTAAAAACGCAAACAGTATAA